In Syntrophales bacterium, a genomic segment contains:
- a CDS encoding helix-turn-helix transcriptional regulator: LAEILGVTYQQVQRYENGINRLNVEGIQLIADALSLPVSYFFEPDKPSMVAEEPSSYLPTEEGKLLGYFRKIKDSSSKGLVIQVARLAAKVKE, from the coding sequence CCTGGCCGAGATACTGGGTGTTACATATCAACAGGTACAGCGGTATGAAAACGGAATAAATAGGCTCAATGTGGAAGGTATTCAGTTAATTGCAGATGCCCTTTCCCTGCCCGTATCGTATTTCTTTGAACCCGATAAACCATCAATGGTTGCAGAGGAACCATCTTCTTATCTGCCCACTGAGGAAGGTAAACTTCTGGGGTATTTCAGAAAAATCAAAGATAGTAGTTCTAAAGGTCTTGTTATTCAAGTTGCCCGCCTGGCAGCAAAGGTGAAAGAATAG
- a CDS encoding OB-fold domain-containing protein, producing MIGIKSYGVYIPYYRMSRAEIFNAWLTMPSPMKGERSVANFDEDSLTMAVAAGIDCLTGLKRKNVDALYTCSTTFPYREKLSAATVAAALDLRDSIRTADFANSLRCATIGLSSALDAVEAGSAETVLVTASDCRLGAPGGEFEQSLGDGGAAFLLGKEDLIAEIEGRYTITDEFCGMWRSHEDTFIRMWEDRMVHDEGYSKIMERALRGALDKAGLTMDSFAKVVYDAPADIRRHTVLARKLGIGKEQLQSPFFEQIGNTGTAMAGMMLVAALEEAKAGDRILFASYGNGADVFILKVTDGIAKVRNRGTFARQLNNKKMIYNYPTYLRWRNIVAMEKAKRPDLQPTSISNLRRNAKILLSLYGVKCKKCGTPQYTQAGLLSSYVMPQRICVECGAKDQFDDYPFYDKRGTIYSYTKDNLAASLDPPLTVAIVDFEGGGRAAFEMTDRDPQEVKVGMPVALTFRKLFYERGIHNYYWKAIPISRKS from the coding sequence ATGATTGGTATAAAGTCCTACGGTGTATATATCCCCTATTACAGAATGAGCCGTGCCGAAATATTCAATGCATGGCTGACCATGCCCTCTCCCATGAAAGGGGAGAGAAGTGTGGCCAATTTTGATGAGGACAGTCTTACGATGGCTGTAGCCGCCGGTATTGACTGCCTTACCGGTTTAAAGCGAAAAAATGTTGATGCGCTTTATACCTGTTCCACCACCTTTCCCTACAGGGAAAAGCTGTCCGCGGCAACGGTAGCTGCGGCTCTTGATTTAAGAGACAGCATCAGGACGGCGGATTTCGCCAACAGTTTGCGATGTGCCACCATTGGTCTCTCCTCGGCCCTGGATGCCGTGGAAGCCGGTTCCGCCGAAACCGTTCTCGTCACTGCCTCCGATTGCAGGCTCGGCGCCCCGGGGGGTGAATTTGAGCAGTCCCTGGGGGATGGTGGTGCGGCCTTTCTCCTCGGGAAAGAAGACCTGATTGCTGAAATCGAGGGCCGATACACCATCACCGATGAATTTTGCGGTATGTGGCGCTCCCATGAGGATACCTTTATCCGCATGTGGGAGGACCGGATGGTGCATGATGAGGGTTATTCCAAGATTATGGAAAGAGCTCTCCGTGGCGCCCTGGATAAGGCAGGTCTCACCATGGACAGTTTTGCCAAGGTCGTCTATGACGCACCGGCGGATATCCGCAGGCACACCGTGCTGGCCAGGAAGCTGGGCATTGGCAAGGAACAGCTCCAGAGTCCCTTTTTCGAACAGATCGGGAATACGGGTACGGCCATGGCCGGTATGATGCTGGTGGCTGCCCTGGAAGAGGCAAAGGCCGGTGACAGGATCCTCTTCGCCAGCTACGGAAACGGGGCGGATGTATTCATTTTAAAGGTTACTGACGGCATTGCAAAGGTAAGAAACAGGGGAACTTTTGCCCGGCAATTAAACAATAAGAAGATGATCTATAATTATCCTACCTATCTCAGGTGGAGAAATATCGTGGCCATGGAAAAGGCAAAACGTCCCGATCTTCAACCTACCTCTATTTCCAACCTCCGGCGGAACGCAAAGATTCTCCTTTCCCTCTATGGTGTAAAATGTAAAAAGTGCGGGACACCGCAGTACACCCAGGCGGGCCTGCTTTCATCTTACGTCATGCCTCAAAGAATCTGTGTGGAATGCGGCGCCAAAGACCAGTTTGACGATTATCCTTTCTATGATAAGAGGGGAACAATTTACTCTTATACTAAAGACAACCTGGCTGCCAGTCTCGACCCTCCGCTGACCGTCGCCATCGTTGATTTCGAAGGGGGAGGCCGGGCTGCCTTTGAGATGACCGACAGGGACCCCCAGGAGGTGAAGGTAGG